Sequence from the Bubalus kerabau isolate K-KA32 ecotype Philippines breed swamp buffalo chromosome 17, PCC_UOA_SB_1v2, whole genome shotgun sequence genome:
AGATATGGGGGAAACTGTacccaggcagagggaataggaagtgcaaaggccctgaaacCAGGACATGCTTGAATATGGAGCCCAGGGTGGCTGGAGGAGACAGGATGGTGGAGATGAAAGGATATGAGGATTCAAAGCCAGCCAAGGTGTCACCAGAATGTTTAGCATTCTAAACCTATGACTcatgaaaaggaatttttaacGAGTGTTTCTAATTGAACATTTAAGACCATCTCATGGGGAAGCACTCATGTACTGTCAAAggtgccccctcccacccctgaccCTGACAGCCCTCAGGTTCTCTTTCCCGCAGACAACCCCCAGGAatagtttcttctttttccagataCATTCTATTTTCACTTAAGCATATCCATTTAATTATTGagcttcctatttaaaaaaatagggcttctctggtggctcagatggcaaagaatctgcttgcaatgcgggagacctgggttccatccctgggtggggaagatcccctggaagagggcatggcaacccactccagtattcttgcctggagaagcccatggacagaggagcctggcgggctacagtccatggggtcgcagagtcagacacaactgagcgactaagcacagcacatttaaAAACAGGACATATGAATGCCGGTTTTCTCTCCTCGTTTACTTTTTGATAACATACGAGATTGTGGCTCAGAGGTTCTCAAGTTCACTGGTTTActtcacaaatatttcttgagtctTTTCTCTGCACACTGTGCCAGCGCTGGGGACAGAGGAAACAAAAAGGTCCCAGCCCTCCTGGAGCGCATTCTGATGAAAGGAGACAGAATAAGTAAATAACGGATTGTGTTAAGTGCTGTGAATGAAACAATGAAAGTAAAGATAGAGAGAAATTGGATGGTGGTGCTTGGGGCACCCGCTTCCCACAGGAtggtctctgaggaggtgacatcagAAGGAAGCTGAAGGGTGGGATTTCCCCAGTGGCCGGGCTGTTAAgcctctgccttccagtgcagggggcacgagctcaatccctggttggggaactaagaactaagatccacatgtagcctggtgcggccaaaaaagaaaaaaggaagctgAAGGACTCAGTTGTTGGAAGACTGGGGCggaattccaggcagagggtagcatgtgcaaaggccttaATGTAGGAGAGTTttgcaggctgattttttttttttaaaaaaaaggaaggctGTTGAGGAAGCTTGAGCAGATAGGGGCAGGGGGCAAGGCATGtcgagcagtgcttctcaaaccttTCCATCTCAGGACATCATCACACTCTTAAACATTATGGAAGACCCCAAAGAGTTTGTATATACACAGATTAGATCTTTCTGTATTAACCATATTAGGAaactgagggaattccctggtggtccagaggttaacaCTTGGGGCTTTCACCACCGtggcctgagttcagtccctggttaagatcccacaagcctcgtgGCACAGccccaaaaagaaaaagttaaaactgaGAAACGTTTCACTTTCTCTCATAATATTAATTAACTAACAATACTTATATCAGCCTCACCAtgaggcttgtaggatcttaattccccaaccagggattgaaccggagcccttggcagtgaaagtgtagagttctaaccactggaccaccggggattCCCAAACAATACTTATGTACTTAATAGTAGATAACAATTTATTATAAATGTTATCAATACATTATTGATCATGCCAATGTATATTAACAGATATTGATAGTCTTatcaaatcatttaaaatagcaAGAAAACCCTATTGCCTGTTAACCTAAGTAGCagatgttttgggcttccctggtggctgagatggtaaagaatctgcctgcaatgcaggagacctgggtttgatctctgggtcaggaagatcccctgtagaaggaaatggcaacccactccagtattcctgcctggagaatcccatggacagaggagcctagtgggctacagcccatggggttgcagagtcagacatgactgagcgactaagcacagaaacACACAACAGATGTTTTATGAAAATTAACTGTTTTccaaacccccccccccaaaaaacaacTTAGAGAGGACAGTGGCCCTGTTTTGCATGcttgcaaatctctttaatgtctggcTTCAAAGGTGACATCTGGATTCGAACATCTGTTTCTACATTCAGTTAGTTGCAGTATCTTTTAGCCTTTAAAAATTCCACGATTCACTCAGGAGGGAATGAAGGTAAAAAAGACAAATAGCACCTCAGCATTCTTGTGAAAGTAGTTTTGAGTGTGCAACCCCCTTAAAGAGTCTTGGGGACCCCCTGGGGATTCCCCAGACCACACTTGGAGAATTGCTGCCATAAGGCCTTGGCGGCTGTGGGAGGAATTTTGCACTTGGATAAGAAGCAAATTGAAACTTGGGAGCAGTGTCTCATGGTCTGGCACTTgttcctaaaaaaacaaaaaactccagcTGCTGCTTCACAGGGAAAGGATTGAAGGGGCCAGAGGGTGAGCCAGGAGTCCAGTGGGGTGACAGGTGTGTCCCCCACCAGGCAAGAGATGGTGAGgtggagagaaatggaaaaatgggAGAGAGTTCAAAGGAGTTCAAAGGAACGACTGATGAAATGGATGTGACCAATgagactgctaagtcacttcagtcgtgtccgactctgtgtgaccccatagacggcagccaccaggctcccctgtccctgggattctccaggcaagaacactggagtgggttgccatttccttctccaatgcaggaaagtgaaaagtgaaagtgaagtcgctcagtcgtgtccgacttttagtgaccccatggactgcaacctaccaggctcctccatccatgggattttccaagcaaagtactggagtggggtgccattgccttctccaatgagaaGGGAGGATCAAATCAGGAGTAATTTCCAGATCTCTGGGCTCCACTGGGCAGGCGGGGGGGGAGGGTGCCATTTGCCTCCAGAGATGGGCACAGCTGAGGGTGACACGGCCGGGCGGGGCCTGAATTCCACCACGGGCGTCCCCGAGATGGAGCTGTCCAGGAATGTTGACAAGGCAATCGGCTCTGAGTCGAGCTCCAGGGAGAGGCCGAGGCTGGTATGTAGACTTGGCAGTGGACATGGAGGGATGTTGAAGCCACGGGAGGggctgagaggagaggggagagccCCTGTACCCACGGCAGCTGCAGCTCGCCTGTAACTGTTAGAAATTCATACTCTCAGGCCCCATGCCAGACCTGGTAACTTGGAAACTCCAGCCAACCCATGTTTTAAGGAGCCCTCCTGGGTGACAGAGGCAGGCTCAGGCAAGAAGTCTCCTCCCTACAGGTTCACGCCTACATCATCAGCTACCTGAAGAAGGAGATGCCCTCCGTGTTTGGGAAGGAAAACAAGAAGAAGCAGCTGATCCTCAAGCTGCCCGTCATCTTCGCCAAGATTCAGTTGGAGCATCACATATCTCCTGGCGACTTCCCAGACTGCCAGAAGATGCAGGTGGGTGGACGCCCAGGAGGGAGGGGCAAGGGGTGATGGGAAGGAAGGTCAACTCCCGTAGGCTCAGGATGGGGCCTTGAAAACTAGAGGGATGGATGGCAGGTTCCTGAAAGCACCTCCCACAAATGGTTCCGTGAGAGTATGGTTGTGTGAGTTAGGATAAGGGAGTGAAGAGAAAACCCAAAGTAATAGTGGCCTAATTAGGactagaagtttatttctctcctTCATAAATATCCTGGAAGATGGTCCAGGGCTGGTTTTGTGCTTTACAGAACCAGTTCTCTTCTGTCTATGCCTGGCCCATTCTCCTCCATGCCTGGCCTCCAGGCCCAAGAACTCCTCATGGTACAAAATGGCTGTGGAAACTCCAGCCATTGTGTTTGCATTCCAGCCAACAATAAGTGGGGGAGGGGTAGTTAATGGTACAATCTCTCTAAGAACGCTTTTTAGAGCAGTGCCGTCCAATACTGCTTTctatgatgatggaaatgttctatgcTGTGCTGTCCAATGTAGTAGGCACTAGCCACATTAAACCTGAAATTTTAGGTTTTAACTAATTTAAATAACCATATGTGGCTACTATATTGAACAGGGTAATTCTGTATTTGCAAGTGCAACCTGTGCTGACTTCTGGTTGGCCAGAACATAGTCACATGGCCACAGTGCTGCAAGGGAAGCTAGGAAGTGTAGTTTTTCCTCTAGGTGCCTAGGTAACTCGGGGATTCTATactgaggaggaagggaagatggATATTGGGGGATCACTGAAGGCTCCTCCCATGTTCAGGCCCAGGATTAACCAGTGACATGGAAAGCACTGGGTCTGGGGGTGGCAGCCTGGGGTAGATGGAGAGCCGCTGGAGGTGGGCCCGGGCAGGAGCAACCAGTGGACATGGGACAGAGGTACGAGCTCAGGCATGGAGGTGAGGACTAGCCCCTTGCCCAGGCTCTGCTTTGAGGCTGTGTTGGGGTGATACTCAAAGCCTGTGACCTTTGGGTTTGCGATGTTTCTACTCCAAGACTGAGGAAATATAGTACAGTAAAATTCCTCTTGGCCACTGACTAGCTCCGTGAACCTGTGCAAGTCACTCactttcctgagcctcagtttcttcaactggAAAATGGGCATCATCCTGACTGTATCTACCCTGAATGCTGAATTGACTGGTGTTAGTGACTTCCTTAGGACAGTATCTAGCACTGAGTTTGGGCTGGATCAAGGTTTCTCAACCTCTGAGCTACTGACATTTGGGACTAGAAAATTCTTCACTGTAGGGGgctgtcttgtgcattgcagccccctgtgtttagcagcatccctgggctCTACTCACTAGATGTCAGTAGCACTCCCGAATTACGACAATCAAAAACATCTCCAGATATTGCCCACTGTCCCCTGGGGGATACCACCATCCCTGGTTGAAAGCCGCTGGACTCGATAAAGAGCAGCTGTGAAAATTACAGTGACGTTTACTGAGCACTTGATCCAGATGAATTCATTTAGCCTTTGCCACCTCCCAATGAGGGCAGCGCTAGTTCTCAACCTGTTTTACACATCTGAAAACTGACAGGGAAACCAGAGAGGTCAAGTCACTTTCCTGAGGATGCACAGCTCCCAAGCTGGGTTGGAACCTGGGCAGCCTGGCCTTGGAGTCCTCCTCACTCACAACCATCACACCCCTgtcacttttttgttgttatgattttttttctggctaggctgggtctttgttgctgctcaggcttttctgtaattgtggcGAGCGGGGGTTACTCcggttgtggcgcgtgggcttctcactgcggtggcttctctgtttcagagcacaggcttcagtagttgctgcacctgggctcagtagttgcggctctcaggctctagagtacaggctcaatagtgtggcacttgggcttaggTGCTTCGAGGCATGCGGGATCgtctcagatcagggatcaaagctgtgacTCAGGCATtgggagacagattctttaccactgagccccaccagggaagcccccatacccTTGTCTCTTTATGGTCTCTTATGATCTTTATGCCTTGGCTCTGGAAATTTAACGTGGCACCAGAATGTGGATTAGTCTTTGCAGCGACTATCCTGGTGCAACTGACTTAGCAACGGTGCACGTGAGAAGCAGGGTGACCACAGACTCCGCCCAGCAGGGGCTCAGCTCTTGCACCAGATGACTTCTTGCCTGGGGCCaggatttgggggtggggtggggtggtgggggaggtccCAGGATCTCCTGATAACTTGTCCATCCCAAACCTAACCACCAAATAAGGAGCAAGCCGCTTAGCCCTTTCTGTGTGGTGGGGTAACAGAGCCAGTAGAATGGCAGGAAttgcattttcttaatttgcATGATGGTCGGGGGTGCTGGCTGGGCGCTGGGGTGCCTAGCgggtgggcagggctgagggCTGTGCTCTGGTAAAGCTCATGTCACCATGTTGAAATCCTCCTCCACTGGCTGGCGGCTGCTCTGAGTCAGAGGTCCCTGTTCTCCCTCTCGTCCAGTGAGTCATGGGGCGGTGGGAACTTGCTGCCAAGTCTGTACTGAGTGGTGGGTACCCAGATGAATTGGGGTTTTCCCCCATAATCAGATACTTCTGCCCGTCTCCATCAAGAGCTGCCTGAGTGTCCTGGAGCCAGCATGGGGCTGGGGGACCTGGGGATGGTGCCTCCTGACTTCTCTGTGTCTCCCCCTCCGCCCCCGCCACCTCCCTGCAACCAGGAGCTGCTGATGGCTCATGACTTCACCAAGTTCCACTCGTTGAAGCCGAAGCTGCTGGAGGCCCTGGATGAGATGCTGACCCACGACATCGCCAAGCTCATGCCCCTGCTCCGGCAGGAGGAGCTGGAGAGCACGGATGTGGGTGTGCAGGGGGGCGCTTTCGAGGGCACCCACATGGGTCCCTTCGTGGAGCGGGGGCCCGATGAGGCCCTGGAGGACGGAGAGGAAGGCTCGGATGACGACGCCGAGTGGGTGGTGACTAAGGACAAATCCAAGTACGACGAGATCTTCTACAACCTGGCGCCGGCCGACGGCAAGCTGAGCGGCACCAAGGCCAAGACCTGGATGGTGGGCACCAAGCTCCCCAATTCCGTGCTGGGCCGCATCTGGAAGCTGAGCGATGTTGACCGCGACGGCATGCTGGACGACGAGGAGTTCGCCCTGGCCAGCCACCTCATTGAGGCCAAGCTCGAGGGCCACGGGCTGCCCACCAACCTGCCCCGCCGCCTGGTGCCACCCTCCAAGCGGCGCCACAAGGGCTCGGCCGAGTGAGCCAGCCCGCCGCCCCACCCTCGCCTGCCCGTTCTCCCTCCCTCTCGCCCTGCTGTGGCTCCCCAGCTCTGGATGGCTGCACACACGTCTCCACCCCCGCCCACAAGCGCGCTCCCTGCCCACTCTCCCAGCTGTAAGGATGGGGgtccctctgcccccacccccccaccgtcAAACAGTGGGGACCAGGGAAGGGGCAAGGCTTCTCTGCCCACCCTCCACGTCTCCACCCTCACGTTACACGTAGCACGTCATTCCGACACTAACACACGGAAGCACCCATCCGTGCCTCATTCATTCacgtatttattgagcaccttctatGTTCAGGGCTCCTTCTAGACACTGGGGAGTAAAACAGACACATTTATCTGCTGCTCTCATGGAGCTGACATTCTCAGGAGAGAGCACGCCCAAGGGTCActcacactcagacacacacccAGCCCCAACCAGTCTGATCCCTGATTCTGAGAGAGACCCCTCGCCTATCCCCATAAGTGAGCCGCCGCTTGGTTGAAATGACTAACACAGGGGCCCCACCGCCCCACTTCCTCTTGCCCATTGGGGCAAGGCCCCTCCACCCCATCGGGTCCTCAGGACCACCGGGGGCTCAGAGCCGGGAGATGCAACCTCCTACTTCCTCCGCGGGACCCCTCTTAGCCCCGCCCCCAGTTCCGGCCACACCCCTTTCTTGACTAAGGATCCTCGGTTGACGAAAAACCCCCTCCACGCTTGTTCCTCCCAGACCCGCGCACACTCGGAGGCCTGTCCTCCAGTGCTCACCTGCTCTGGACTGAAAGCCTGGCCTGctacccgccccccacccccgccccccaggctccccacaACTGATGGTCTGCATTTTAGACGGCGGGGGCACGGCCTCTCCGCCCACCGTCCATATTTAAGTGGAGCCCCTGCCAGATAGGGAAGCCCCAGGACGTCATTTTAGTCCCCTTTTCAGGGACGTCGTGGGGGGAGGGGTTCTTGGTGCTacagccctccctcccctcccctaaaAGGAACTCTCACCCCCCACTACACAcaccttttcctgccttcaacacACTTTAGTGCTTGGCCCTGGTGGGGGAGCCCACGGAAAAGATGGGGGGAAGAGCGAAATAGATGGGGATGACGCCCCCTTCAGGGAGCTCGCTGGGATTCCCACGCCCATCACCTCTCACCCCGTGCCCCGGAGGGGACTGTGAACGGAATAGCGTTCCCAGAGTGCAAATAAAGCCAAGGCTTCTTTCCCAGTGCGAGTCTGGCTGTCTTGGGATGGGATGAGGGCAGGGATCGCTCTCGGCCCAAACCCCCTGGGGAAGGACGACCCTGGGCAGGACTTCACGGCGGGGAGCGgggagcgggggggggggggggggggcggtcccTCCAAGCTCTCAGGGGCAGAGGTGGAGGCCATGACTCAATGCATCGGGAGCCTGATGACTcaggcctgggctgggggccAGACCGACATATTTTCCGTAGAAAAGTTACTCTGGGGCCCTCCCTCTGGGACATCCCTCCTTCCTACCTCCTGCCGTGGGAGCCTGGGAACCAAGCCCTGGGGCgtagggttttgtgtgtgtgtgtgtgcacccctgccctcctccctctcctccaacGTCCACCCACACAACCTGGGTACACAGCTCTTGACATGTAACACCAGCGGGCTCCCGGAGGACAGGCGGTGATGCTGCCCATCAGGAACACCAAGTGTGCGCACGCGTTGGCTCACACCCGAGGGACTCGGGCCTCCGCAACGCAGCGGACCCAGCTCCGGGTTCCGCGAACTCACACCCAGGCCACACCCACGGCGCCCGGGGACACGCTGTCCTCGCGCCTTCCCCGCCCACGCGCGCCCAGTGGTTCGGCTCCTGGCGCCCCCTGGTGGACGCTCGAGAGCTAGGCTGGCGAGTCGGTGACCACACCCCAAACTTCTCACactgcccgccccgcccccccaccccaccctgcccagtCCCAGGTGATGGGTAAGCGGGTCTCCAGGGCCACAACCCGGGGGCCCGTCACCTTTCCCATGCCGAATTCTGCGGTGTGAATCCCCGAGTGGCGTTTTCCCTCTCTGTGCGTTTATGAGGCTCTGGATCCCTATGGATGCTTGCCAGGACCCCAGGGCCTCTGAGCTTCCTTCCTTATTTGTAAACAGACTAGATTTGTTATAAGATGAAGTCTCAAGGGGCAAGGCAGtaacaatagctaacatttagCTCCATCTTAAGGGCTTTGTATATATTACCTTGTTTAATCTCCAGAATAATCTATGAGGCTCAGTATTCTGAGCGTGCGCTTCTAGGGTTCTAATATTTTATGTTGCTAACATTTGGCGTACGGCATGCATACATAACGTTCTGTGCTCCCAACCTCGACTTCTGAAAGTTCTTTAATTTCCAAGATTCTAGGATTGGAACATTGACAGGTCAAACGTTCTGAGATTGGAATGTGCCTTGTCCCGAATCTGCCctgacagttctttttttttttttggctgcacagcaggGCATGTGGGGTATCTTAAGTTCCCCACTATGTCccgcagtggaagcgcagagtcttaaccactggacagccagggacgTCCCATCTAACTttacttttttaagaaaactagactttttaaaaaaaattcagcaaattaaaaatattcagattaaAAAAGTACTTCTAGGCTGTCGGGAAAGGTATTTCGCCTAGGTCTAAAACCCGGAACCTACGACCCGGGCCCTGCCCGAATCTGTAGAAGAGGGAGGAGCCATTTATCCTTTACCAATATGGCGGCCTTCAAGCCTCTTTGTGGCTCCAGCCACCCTACCAAGATGGCGGACAGCGGAAGTACGTCACTAGAAGGGGCAGGATTTCGGCGCGCGCATGCCCCAAACCGGATTTCTGGGTACCGGCGGCGTGGTTCTTTCTTTAACAAGATGGCGGCAGGAAataatggtggtggtggcgggCAGTGCTCGAAAAGCGAGACCGATACCGGCTTCTTGGGGCTGCGGCCCACGTCAGTGGATCCAGCGCTTAGGAGGCGGCGACGAGGCCCAAGAAATAAGAAGCGAGGCTGGAGGCGGCTCGCTCAAGAGCCTCTGGGACTGGAAGTCGATCAGTTCTTGGAGGACGTGCGGCTGCAGGAGCGCACCAGCGGGTGCGTAGGGCCGGACTTCCGGCAGCAGGACCAGGTTCTGTGCAGCGGGGTGGGAAGCCGTGCTGCCTGGGGTTAGTTCCGGCGGGCTGGGAGCGCCTGTTGGGGCACAGCCGAAGAAACCCAGCAGGTGGGCCGGGGACTCTGGGCGAGAGGCTGGGAGACTTGATCAGGTTACCAGATACGAGACTCCCAGGTAAACCGCGAATAGTTTTCCTGATGTCAGTGCGTCCAATGACCCACCGTAGTTTAGTGCGTTTTACGTATTAAATTCTGCAAATTGGACGGAGGGACCCTGGCCTGGAGGGGACTCCAGGCGGTTAGTGCGTGGTTGAATGACCATCGTAAGAAAACCTGGCCCTGAGAGGTTAAACCTGCTCATTCCGCAGCCCCCTCCGATCTATGGCTGACATTCTGCATTTCCATCTCCCAGTGGCTTGATATCAGAGGCCCCCGATGAGAAACTTTTCTTCGTGGACACTGGCTTCAAGGATAAAGGTGAGGAAGGGTTTCAGTGGCGGTTTATGGCGATTAGTCGTTACCTAAGCCACctcgtggaaaaggaaatggcaacccactccagtattcttgcctggagaatcccagggtcagagcagcctggtgggctgccgtctatggggtcgcacagagtcggacacgactgaagcgacttagcagcagcagtagcagcaggccaCCTCGGCCTCCAAAACACGGCGTGGCTTGGATGGCAAACACCATCAGAAAAGGGTCTCTGCTATAAACAAGAGGACCTGAAATGAGTAGAAAGCAAGCTaatgaccaacctaaataactCATTTTCTTTCTGAAGTTTCAGAGAAATTTCAGTGCCTAGAGAAGAAGCTAGTAGGGATCTGCCTTGATGAGGAGATAAGGACGTAACTTAGGAGGTCTCCGTTAATTTGCAGAAAAGCAAACTAAGGACTTGTAAGGAAACAGCCCTGTCTAAGTCAGTAAGATGTGCTTTAATGAGAACAAAAGGATCAACTCGAATGAGTTGGTAAGAAACTTGTCTTGGCCTGCTTGCTTTAACTTGTCAAAATACAGGGTTGGAACCtggctaaaataaacagaggagaAGCAAGCTAGGGTTTGCTTCAGTAAGGAATAGGGTTTACTCTCAATACGTAGAGAAGATAAAGAATAAGCGGCCTTCTTTAAGGAGAGGATAGAAAAGCTTAAGAGATGCATTTTAATAGGAAAGCCAATAGCTTTAATAAGCAAAACACCAGACTGCTGTTACAGGAGGGTACCCTTTATGAGCATTTATGAGATCAGTCAGGGGATCTGGTCTACGGAAAATGAAGGGCTGTCTGTGATGGGTGGGTGGAGTCTTTAAGCAGGTCAGAAAGGGTTATTAAAGACGTTGGCTTTTACAGAAGTGAGGAGATTTGTTCTGTATACTGAAGGGTCAGGCAGGGAGCTGCCTTGGCAAGGAAGTAGTTATAGATTctgtcttagttttttttttttttttaacaatgacaGCGATTGCATGCTTTTGTGGGTGATCACTGCTGTGGGATCTTGAAATGCAACGGACCCTCGAACAGTACAGGGGTTCAGGGCACTGACCTTCCCACATGGTCGAAAGTTCGCAAATAATTTGTGATCAGCTCTCTACCCTTGGTGTTACATCTGTGGATTCTTGTAGTATTTAGTATTGAAGCAAGTCCCGGTATGAGTTCAAACCCGTGTTGTTCAGTGGTTAGCTGTAATCATATCTTCACCTGACCTCTAGGGTAGGCATTAAACATTCTTGTTTTGGCCGCATAGGAGCAAGTCACTTCCGTCAGGTTTCGTAGCCAGTGGAAGGATACAGATTCTGTCCCAGCATGTTTTGTCCTGGAGTTCTTACTGTGCTTTAGAAGTAAAGGCGGGAAATGGCCCCGTGCTGAGAATCAATGGTCTTGGGTCCGTCCTGAGTCCAGCTCCCTGGGCCTCATGTCACCTcatcacttttttcactttagtATTGAAGGTTCTGTAGCCACTTCTCTGCTGCCTCAGCAAGCCTCTTGTGTGCAGGGCTATGGGGCTGGGTCCCCAGCACAGGGCTGCCTCCAGCTGGCTCAGGAAATGGGTGTGGAGGGTGGTCACAGCTTGGGCCCTGCCCTTGGGGGCCTCTTTCCTCAGGTGGGAGCCTGGGGCCTGCAGGTCTGATGGCTccagtggtgggggcggggggttgggggggctggAAGGCCCTCCTGGGTAGTGAGGAGGCCTGAAGTGTGGACTCTCTGCTGTCTGCCAACCCCAGAATTGAACAAGAAGAGGACCAAAGGCCAGAAGAGGTCACTGCTTCTCAAGAAGCCCCTCCGGAGCGACCTCATCCTAGAGAACACCTCCAAGGTCCCTGCTCCCAAAGAGTGAGTGTCCCCTGACCCCCAGAccgtcctcccctcccccaccacctccaggTCTGGCCTTGTGCCCTTCTGTGGGACCCCTACTCACTTCTTGGCCCCAAAGAAATTGTAGGGAAAGGGGGTGACAGGTGAAGCGTGCTGGTGGGAAGACGGGGTCGGATTAGGGGCTTTGGAGGACACACTGGAGGCAGTGAGGATGGGGCCCGGCTgaggcaggcagagaagagcCTAGACCTGCCCAAGGGCTTTGGGGgcggagggcagggctgggcgggCGCCCCCGTTGGGAGCAGGGTCTGGCAGGGCTTGGTGACTGACTCTGAAGGAATGTGAGGGGGctggatggggggtggggagcggaGGGAGACCGAGGTTGGTTTTGAAGCGACCTGTGAGTTCCCTGGAGGCCTCCCGGCTGAAGGCCCTGAGGCCGTGGTGGTGTTGGGTCTGGAGCTCAGCAGGGAGACAAGTGTGGGAAGCGGGCTCTGAAGCTGCCGGCCGAGTGAGGAGTAGCAGGAGCCTGAGAAGGCGCCCCAAGGAGGGAGGAAATGCTGGGGGTGTCTGAGGGGCAGGGGCGACTCACCCACCGCTCCGGGCTGTTTCTCCCCCACCCAGCGTCCTCGCCCACCAGGTTCCCAACGCCAGGAAGCTCAAGCGGAAGGAGCAGCTATGGGAGAGGCTGGCGAAGCAGGGCCAGCTGCCCGGGGAGGTGCGCAGGGCGCAGGCCCGGCTCCTCAACCCCCCAGCAGCCAGAGCCAAGCCTGGGCCCCAGGACACCGTCCAGCGGCCCTTCTACGACCTCTGGGCCAAAGGCAGTGAGTGTCCCTGCCACCAGGCCCAGGCCTTTGGGTTGtgcagtgacctcagggagcacgCTGAGGGTGTCACTGAGGGTCTTCGGCATAGTCAGGTGTCTCGAAGTGGCTCCCTGTCCTCGTTCCTGCTCTGCTTTCCGGAACGGGCTGATGCCTGTCCCTTGGCCTCAGGTCTTTTCTGCTTTCTGGACCCCATTCACATGCTCTCTTCCCTGGCGTTCAAAGCCCTTTGGGGTCTGAGAATCAGTCCCTCCTTGGCTATCTTTGCATAAGTACTTTGGTGCCATCTTTCTGAAGGGAGGAGGGGTAGCAGGAAGCCCCTTGGGACCAAGATGTCCCCACAGCCGCCCCTCACTGCCTCCACAGACCCTCTGGACCAGCCCTTGGAGGGCCAGGATGAGTTTTTCCTGGAGCAGACCAAGAAGAAAGGCGTGAAGGTGAGAGAGTTCATCAGCAGGGCGTCCTCGGAGCTAGGGGTCAGAGGATGGGCCCATAGAGATGCCGTGTTAGAGCCCG
This genomic interval carries:
- the NOP53 gene encoding ribosome biogenesis protein NOP53 isoform X2, which produces MAAFKPLCGSSHPTKMADSGSTSLEGAGFRRAHAPNRISGYRRRGSFFNKMAAGNNGGGGGQCSKSETDTGFLGLRPTSVDPALRRRRRGPRNKKRGWRRLAQEPLGLEVDQFLEDVRLQERTSGGLISEAPDEKLFFVDTGFKDKELNKKRTKGQKRSLLLKKPLRSDLILENTSKVPAPKDVLAHQVPNARKLKRKEQLWERLAKQGQLPGEVRRAQARLLNPPAARAKPGPQDTVQRPFYDLWAKGNPLDQPLEGQDEFFLEQTKKKGVKRPQHLHTKPSQVPAVEVTPAGASYNPTFEDHQNLLWAAHEVELQREKAAEKLERQLALPASEQAATQESAFREMCQGLLEESDGEGEPSEGQDEGPEAGDPAARGEASPVPGRPAALEKKTEQQRRREKAARMLRTQQAAVRATRLRHQELFRLRGIKAQVARRLAELARRREQRKAKRLAEADKPRRLGRLKYQDPDIDVQLSSELSDSLRTLKPEGNILRDRFKSFQRRNMIEPRERAKFKRKYKVKLVEKRAFREIQ
- the NOP53 gene encoding ribosome biogenesis protein NOP53 isoform X1; its protein translation is MAAFKPLCGSSHPTKMADSGSTSLEGAGFRRAHAPNRISGYRRRGSFFNKMAAGNNGGGGGQCSKSETDTGFLGLRPTSVDPALRRRRRGPRNKKRGWRRLAQEPLGLEVDQFLEDVRLQERTSGGLISEAPDEKLFFVDTGFKDKELNKKRTKGQKRSLLLKKPLRSDLILENTSKVPAPKDVLAHQVPNARKLKRKEQLWERLAKQGQLPGEVRRAQARLLNPPAARAKPGPQDTVQRPFYDLWAKGNPLDQPLEGQDEFFLEQTKKKGVKRPQHLHTKPSQVPAVEVTPAGASYNPTFEDHQNLLWAAHEVELQREKAAEKLERQLALPASEQAATQESAFREMCQGLLEESDGEGEPSEGQDEGPEAGDPAARGEASPVPGRPAALEKKTEQQRRREKAARMLRTQQAAVRATRLRHQELFRLRGIKAQVARRLAELARRREQRKAKRLAEADKPRRLGRLKYQDPDIDVQLSSELSDSLRTLKPEGNILRDRFKSFQRRNMIEPRERAKFKRKYKVKLVEKRAFREIQL